A section of the Lusitaniella coriacea LEGE 07157 genome encodes:
- a CDS encoding PEP-CTERM sorting domain-containing protein (PEP-CTERM proteins occur, often in large numbers, in the proteomes of bacteria that also encode an exosortase, a predicted intramembrane cysteine proteinase. The presence of a PEP-CTERM domain at a protein's C-terminus predicts cleavage within the sorting domain, followed by covalent anchoring to some some component of the (usually Gram-negative) cell surface. Many PEP-CTERM proteins exhibit an unusual sequence composition that includes large numbers of potential glycosylation sites. Expression of one such protein has been shown restore the ability of a bacterium to form floc, a type of biofilm.), translating into MRIQSTTQHFVTGKNGLVVTALLVAFSALNPGKVNAASIISNPVSGSTEPTQIFNAPLDGQTSTQNGDFTITRSGGNSTLGNGIDELTTWGFDFTNAPNLNKFLNSGRLKFALLTLTLSPKSGLITTDRLGIPGVGSIRVPQIAGIPAVGKIGTVQLDLLKNGFTSAGILGSLQSTVGSSIGLGGGQTFTVSNAENVIPFSYADDSIVSFAQLKLETVPEPTSTLGFLALGIVGMGSLRRKRQSEIK; encoded by the coding sequence ATGAGAATTCAATCTACAACACAGCACTTTGTTACGGGAAAAAATGGGCTAGTGGTGACGGCACTCTTGGTTGCTTTTAGCGCTCTAAATCCAGGAAAAGTTAATGCTGCTTCTATTATCTCTAATCCTGTTTCTGGTTCTACGGAACCTACTCAAATTTTCAATGCACCACTGGACGGTCAAACCAGTACCCAGAATGGAGATTTTACCATTACCCGTAGTGGTGGAAATTCAACATTAGGCAATGGAATTGATGAACTCACAACGTGGGGATTTGATTTTACAAATGCTCCCAATCTTAATAAATTCCTGAATTCCGGACGGCTCAAATTTGCCCTGTTGACTTTAACATTATCGCCGAAAAGTGGCTTGATTACTACCGACCGTCTGGGCATTCCTGGAGTTGGTTCGATTCGTGTCCCACAAATCGCTGGAATTCCTGCGGTTGGTAAGATTGGCACGGTGCAATTAGACTTGCTCAAAAATGGCTTCACTTCAGCAGGAATTCTCGGTAGCCTACAGTCTACTGTAGGTAGTTCTATTGGACTTGGAGGCGGTCAAACATTTACCGTGTCTAATGCTGAAAACGTTATTCCGTTTAGCTACGCCGACGATTCGATTGTTTCTTTTGCTCAATTGAAGCTTGAAACAGTTCCCGAACCAACCTCAACACTTGGGTTTTTAGCATTAGGGATTGTCGGGATGGGTTCGCTCCGTCGCAAACGGCAAAGTGAGATAAAGTAA